The following coding sequences lie in one Pirellulales bacterium genomic window:
- a CDS encoding GntR family transcriptional regulator: protein MFFHIDPHNGLAIYDQIVRQLKFAVASGGLKSGELVPSVRELARELAINPNTIARAYRQLQDDDVLQSVRGTGLEVATGAGERCRSERLKLIRTRLKQVFAEAKQSKLNPKELRELVEKELSMLL from the coding sequence ATGTTCTTCCACATCGATCCGCATAACGGCCTGGCCATTTACGATCAGATCGTGCGGCAGCTCAAATTTGCCGTGGCCAGCGGGGGTTTGAAATCGGGCGAGCTGGTTCCGTCGGTGCGCGAATTGGCCCGCGAGTTGGCGATTAATCCCAACACCATCGCCCGGGCTTACCGCCAGTTGCAGGATGACGACGTGCTGCAAAGCGTGCGCGGCACCGGCCTGGAAGTGGCCACCGGCGCCGGCGAGCGCTGCCGCAGCGAACGCCTCAAACTCATTCGCACTCGGCTCAAGCAAGTGTTTGCCGAAGCCAAGCAAAGTAAACTGAATCCCAAAGAACTTCGCGAACTCGTCGAAAAAGAACTTTCCATGTTACTTTAA